The following are from one region of the Candidatus Tumulicola sp. genome:
- a CDS encoding D-glycerate dehydrogenase, which translates to MSRPRVFVSRVIPDAGLSLLKAHFDCEVWPHDRPPTRDELVAGCTNKDALVCLLTEKVDADVLRAIPSVKIVANVAVGYDNLDIAAGTAAGVVMTNTPGVLDDTTADLAFALILATARRLAEADRLTRSGTWGGWGIMQLLGHDVHHATLGIVGFGRIGRGVARRALGFEMNVIYSDDYPPLPEVERELRARRVPFEELLRTADFITLHTPLTPETRHLINAGTLAKMKRSTCVINTSRGPVIEEAALVKALRDGTIAGAGLDVYENEPKISSDLIAAPNTVLLPHIGSASHATRGKMAEMAANNVIAFFKGLPPPNAVNPETLKSA; encoded by the coding sequence TTGAGCAGGCCTCGCGTTTTCGTCAGCCGGGTGATTCCGGACGCGGGGCTTTCGCTTTTGAAGGCGCACTTCGATTGCGAAGTGTGGCCGCATGACCGCCCCCCCACACGTGATGAACTGGTCGCAGGCTGCACGAACAAGGACGCGCTTGTATGCCTGCTCACCGAGAAGGTGGACGCCGACGTCTTGCGAGCCATCCCGAGCGTGAAGATCGTGGCGAACGTGGCAGTCGGCTATGACAATCTCGATATCGCAGCCGGTACGGCTGCCGGCGTGGTCATGACGAATACCCCGGGCGTGCTCGACGACACGACCGCCGATCTGGCCTTTGCCCTGATCTTGGCGACGGCGCGGCGCCTGGCCGAGGCCGATCGGTTGACCCGCTCCGGAACGTGGGGCGGCTGGGGCATCATGCAGCTGTTGGGTCACGACGTCCACCACGCTACGCTGGGCATCGTCGGTTTTGGCCGCATTGGGCGCGGCGTGGCTCGGCGAGCGTTGGGCTTCGAGATGAACGTCATCTATTCCGACGATTATCCGCCGCTGCCGGAAGTCGAACGCGAATTGCGCGCGCGCCGGGTGCCATTCGAAGAGCTGTTGCGAACGGCCGATTTCATCACGCTGCACACGCCGCTGACGCCGGAAACGCGACATTTGATCAACGCGGGGACGCTCGCGAAGATGAAGCGCTCCACTTGCGTGATCAACACCTCACGCGGCCCGGTGATCGAAGAAGCCGCACTGGTGAAAGCGTTGCGCGACGGCACCATCGCCGGCGCAGGCCTGGACGTCTACGAGAACGAGCCGAAGATCTCAAGCGACCTGATCGCCGCGCCCAATACCGTGCTCTTGCCGCACATCGGCAGCGCCAGTCACGCGACGCGAGGCAAAATGGCGGAGATGGCGGCGAATAATGTCATCGCGTTCTTCAAGGGCTTGCCGCCGCCCAACGCGGTGAACCCCGAAACGCTCAAGTCAGCGTAG
- a CDS encoding glycerate kinase, producing the protein MIPRKIVIAPDKFKGSLSGAAAAAAIAAAFAEVFPDAAIVQKPVADGGEGTAQALLASLGGREVTRSVTGPDGKPIEASFGLLGDGGVAVVELARASGIALVARGKNDPRTATTYGTGELIDAAIEAGARRVILAIGGSATNDAGSGALAALGARFLDVRGRSLAPGGAALAGLMTIETALLEERLRGIAIDIASDVSNPLCGPNGASAIYGPQKGASPAEVIELDAALARFAEIAARTTGVDMRDVPGAGAAGGVGGGFLALAGARLRPGAQLVLEVIGFDQALDGADLVVTGEGKLDRQTLAGKAPFAVAQAARAKGIRTVAVAGRVELSPDELEQTGIERAVSIVSLGVSSGEAIARAEELLRIAARQLAEGLKT; encoded by the coding sequence ATGATCCCCCGCAAGATCGTCATCGCTCCTGACAAGTTCAAAGGCAGCCTGAGCGGAGCCGCCGCGGCCGCCGCGATCGCCGCCGCCTTCGCTGAGGTATTCCCCGACGCGGCGATCGTGCAGAAGCCGGTGGCGGACGGCGGCGAGGGAACCGCGCAGGCGCTGCTGGCGTCGCTGGGCGGACGAGAGGTGACGCGCAGCGTCACGGGTCCGGACGGGAAGCCCATCGAGGCGTCATTCGGGCTCCTGGGCGATGGAGGGGTCGCCGTCGTCGAGCTCGCTCGCGCCAGCGGCATCGCGCTGGTCGCGCGCGGCAAGAACGACCCAAGAACTGCCACCACCTATGGCACCGGAGAGCTCATCGATGCGGCGATCGAAGCGGGCGCGCGGCGCGTCATCCTTGCGATCGGAGGCAGCGCCACCAACGACGCCGGCAGCGGCGCTCTTGCCGCCTTGGGCGCGAGGTTTCTCGATGTCCGGGGGCGATCGTTGGCGCCCGGCGGCGCTGCGCTTGCCGGCCTCATGACGATCGAAACGGCGCTTTTGGAAGAACGGCTGCGCGGCATCGCCATCGACATCGCGTCCGACGTCAGCAATCCGTTGTGCGGCCCCAATGGGGCGTCAGCGATCTATGGACCTCAGAAGGGCGCGTCGCCCGCGGAGGTGATCGAGCTCGATGCGGCGCTAGCGCGGTTCGCCGAGATCGCGGCTAGGACCACGGGAGTTGACATGCGCGACGTTCCCGGCGCGGGAGCGGCGGGCGGCGTGGGCGGAGGTTTCCTCGCGCTGGCCGGCGCGCGCTTGCGACCGGGCGCACAGCTGGTGCTGGAGGTCATCGGCTTCGACCAGGCGCTGGATGGCGCCGATCTCGTCGTCACCGGCGAGGGGAAGCTCGACCGACAAACGCTTGCCGGCAAGGCCCCGTTCGCGGTCGCTCAGGCAGCCCGCGCGAAGGGGATTCGGACGGTCGCCGTGGCGGGCAGGGTCGAATTGTCCCCGGACGAGTTGGAACAGACGGGGATCGAGCGAGCGGTTTCAATCGTGTCGCTCGGCGTCAGCTCCGGCGAGGCGATCGCGCGAGCAGAAGAGCTCTTGCGGATCGCAGCGCGACAGCTTGCAGAAGGTTTGAAGACCTAG
- a CDS encoding gluconeogenesis factor YvcK family protein, with protein sequence MLNGRTTPGIFRWLRWLAPGMKVKRWLLLALAGGFLFLNGFGRLLSGHNFYFQINGYIDRQLVARDGISVVTIEWVFIAVGLVLVYFGIRQWMRSIVSAVSPKGEQQLVDRVYERRQLDRGYRIVAIGGGTGLSSLLRGLKEYTTNLTAIVTVADDGGSSGRLRHELGVLPPGDIRNCLVALADSESMMTDLFEYRFNEGDGLTGHSFGNLFLAAMSGIAGDFDSAIKESSRVLNIKGRVLPSTLANVALEATLEDGTVVLGESNISKSKSPIRSIRLVPESCEPLDEAIEAILAADAIVLGPGSLYTSVMPNLLVPGIAEAVERSMALKVYVCNIMTQPGETDGLSAADHARALLNGTGKMLFDHVLVNIEQPQRLLKRYESDGAYPVKADLERLTELRLGPVTGNFVSETQLVRHDPQHLAQSVMHLVLERVQGPGLIQELSPATT encoded by the coding sequence ATGCTCAACGGTAGGACGACGCCCGGCATCTTCCGTTGGCTGCGCTGGCTTGCGCCCGGTATGAAGGTCAAACGCTGGCTGCTGCTCGCCCTCGCCGGCGGCTTCCTATTCCTCAACGGCTTTGGGCGACTCCTGAGCGGTCATAATTTCTATTTCCAGATCAACGGCTATATCGATCGCCAGCTCGTCGCGCGCGACGGCATCTCCGTGGTCACCATCGAGTGGGTCTTCATCGCCGTCGGCCTGGTGTTGGTGTATTTCGGGATACGTCAGTGGATGCGTTCGATCGTGTCGGCGGTGAGCCCCAAAGGCGAGCAGCAACTCGTCGATCGGGTGTATGAGAGGCGGCAGCTCGATCGCGGCTATCGCATCGTCGCCATCGGAGGCGGCACCGGACTATCATCGCTGCTGCGCGGCCTCAAAGAATATACTACCAACCTCACGGCGATCGTGACGGTCGCCGATGACGGCGGCTCCAGCGGCCGGCTGCGCCACGAACTCGGCGTGTTGCCGCCCGGCGACATCCGCAACTGCCTAGTAGCCCTCGCGGACAGCGAGTCCATGATGACCGACTTGTTCGAGTATCGCTTCAACGAAGGCGACGGTCTCACGGGCCACTCCTTCGGCAACTTGTTCTTGGCGGCCATGTCTGGGATCGCCGGCGACTTCGATAGCGCGATCAAGGAGAGTTCGCGCGTTCTCAATATCAAAGGCCGCGTGCTGCCCTCCACGCTCGCGAACGTCGCGCTGGAAGCCACGTTGGAGGACGGCACGGTCGTGCTGGGCGAGTCGAATATCTCCAAATCCAAATCGCCGATCCGCTCCATCCGGCTCGTGCCCGAATCGTGCGAGCCGCTTGACGAAGCCATCGAAGCCATCCTCGCCGCCGACGCTATCGTGCTAGGTCCGGGCAGCCTGTACACGAGCGTCATGCCGAACTTGCTCGTGCCGGGCATCGCGGAAGCCGTCGAGCGCTCGATGGCGCTCAAGGTCTACGTGTGCAATATCATGACCCAGCCTGGTGAAACCGATGGCCTGAGCGCGGCCGACCACGCGCGAGCGCTGCTGAACGGCACCGGGAAGATGCTCTTCGACCATGTGCTGGTCAACATCGAGCAGCCGCAACGCCTGCTCAAGCGATACGAGTCTGACGGCGCGTACCCCGTCAAAGCGGATCTCGAGCGGCTGACGGAGCTGCGCCTCGGCCCCGTCACCGGCAACTTCGTCTCCGAGACGCAGTTGGTCCGCCACGACCCGCAACACCTCGCGCAAAGCGTGATGCATTTGGTGCTGGAACGCGTTCAGGGCCCAGGCCTGATCCAAGAACTGAGTCCGGCGACGACCTAG
- the rapZ gene encoding RNase adapter RapZ, with product MSSKQIDQPLPSPEAAQPPPARHFVIVTGMSGAGKSNAAKCLEDLGYFCVDNLPPSLIPKFAELTLSSRNLNRVALVLDIRGEEMFGNVLGQLRSLEHEQIPYRVVFLDASDEMLVRRYSETRRKHPLDRGRIIDSILAERAELKPIRDAADVIIDTTTLTLAALKEKLGHATEGTARADVLTVSVVSFGYKYGVPLDADLVFDVRFLPNPNYVDELRLLTGAHPAVIAFLEADEEVSAFKNQLFGFLDYLVPRFMREGKAHLTIGIGCTGGRHRSVYIANELAAHLRTKRVRAFVEFRDAQR from the coding sequence GTGAGTTCGAAGCAAATCGACCAGCCATTGCCGTCACCTGAAGCCGCGCAGCCGCCACCGGCCAGACATTTCGTCATCGTCACCGGCATGTCCGGGGCGGGCAAGAGCAATGCCGCGAAGTGCCTGGAAGATCTGGGCTATTTCTGCGTCGATAATCTCCCGCCGAGTCTCATCCCGAAGTTCGCCGAGCTGACACTCTCGAGCCGCAACCTCAACCGCGTGGCGCTCGTGCTCGACATCCGCGGCGAGGAGATGTTCGGCAACGTGCTGGGTCAGTTGCGCTCGCTCGAGCACGAGCAGATCCCCTACCGGGTCGTCTTCCTCGATGCCAGCGACGAGATGCTCGTGCGGCGTTACTCCGAGACGCGGCGCAAACATCCGCTCGATCGGGGCCGCATCATCGACAGTATTCTGGCGGAGCGCGCGGAGCTCAAACCGATCCGCGACGCCGCCGACGTCATCATCGACACCACCACGCTCACCCTTGCCGCGCTCAAAGAAAAACTTGGGCACGCCACCGAGGGTACCGCGCGCGCTGACGTTCTCACCGTTTCCGTGGTGTCGTTCGGTTACAAGTACGGTGTGCCGCTGGATGCCGATCTCGTTTTTGACGTACGCTTTCTTCCAAACCCGAACTACGTCGATGAGCTGCGGCTGCTCACGGGCGCGCATCCGGCCGTCATCGCCTTCCTCGAAGCTGACGAAGAGGTCAGCGCGTTCAAGAACCAATTGTTCGGGTTTCTCGACTACCTCGTGCCGCGCTTCATGCGCGAGGGCAAAGCGCACCTGACGATCGGCATCGGCTGCACGGGCGGGCGCCATCGGTCCGTCTATATAGCCAACGAACTCGCCGCCCACTTGCGCACGAAGCGCGTCCGCGCATTCGTGGAGTTCCGCGATGCTCAACGGTAG
- a CDS encoding DUF2203 domain-containing protein, with amino-acid sequence MKIFRLEEATALLPIIRPMLERLVQRRRDHAIALLEAGVARGFEPEEGGSPRALVREDQTRALRDEVTRLVEAIQRHGCTLKDMDLGLVDFPALRGGQLVNLCWKMDEAQVGFWHATDEGFASRKSLSRRRDAK; translated from the coding sequence TTGAAGATCTTCAGACTCGAAGAAGCTACCGCGCTCTTGCCCATCATCCGGCCGATGCTGGAGCGCCTGGTTCAACGCAGGCGCGATCACGCTATCGCACTGCTCGAGGCCGGCGTCGCGCGCGGGTTCGAGCCGGAGGAAGGCGGATCTCCGCGCGCGCTCGTCCGTGAAGATCAGACGCGTGCACTGCGCGACGAAGTGACGCGCCTGGTGGAGGCGATCCAGCGACACGGCTGCACCCTCAAAGATATGGATCTGGGTTTGGTGGATTTCCCCGCGCTGCGCGGCGGTCAGCTCGTGAATCTCTGCTGGAAGATGGACGAGGCGCAGGTCGGGTTCTGGCATGCGACCGATGAGGGTTTTGCTTCGCGTAAATCCTTATCGCGCCGCCGCGACGCCAAATAG
- a CDS encoding DUF2600 family protein, protein MATVLAHENDDGTTPLRRAPRVALSGGRLTGRVVLARSVDKQTAGLAFGFLTRIVPLAAAEMRRLRARASRIEDPAVRREALASMRHKDFHVHGGCILATFLGDVAARHYVRLVAAYETAVDYLDNLCDRLGAEAEDDFRALHEALLDAVTPGAPLRDYFRHRDHHDSGYLAGLVRESQQAFAALPALEQARESILDVTARYAELQALKHLAPGEREVRCEAAFASVAPDLRWWEGAAACGSTLPTFALAFAASSADCTPARVAALHEAYFPYVSGLHILLDYFIDQVEDREHRELNFVACYPDESEARFGIVRIAKTAIARAARLDDAERHIFALRAMCGYYCTRPAALRSPLRLTAEDVLRAVGIDWSMQGARTSMMRPLLDLYARLAKA, encoded by the coding sequence GTGGCGACCGTGCTCGCGCACGAAAATGATGACGGTACAACGCCATTACGACGGGCGCCGCGCGTCGCCCTATCTGGCGGAAGGCTGACGGGACGCGTCGTACTAGCCCGTAGCGTGGACAAGCAAACTGCTGGGCTGGCCTTCGGCTTCCTGACCCGGATTGTACCGCTGGCGGCCGCCGAAATGAGACGTCTGCGTGCACGGGCGTCGCGCATCGAAGATCCCGCGGTGCGGCGCGAGGCGCTTGCCAGCATGCGCCACAAGGACTTTCACGTCCACGGCGGCTGCATTCTCGCCACGTTTCTCGGCGACGTGGCCGCGCGCCACTACGTCCGGCTGGTGGCGGCGTACGAGACCGCGGTGGATTATCTCGACAACCTGTGCGATCGGCTCGGCGCCGAGGCCGAAGATGATTTCCGCGCGCTTCACGAGGCGCTGCTCGACGCGGTCACGCCCGGCGCGCCCTTGCGCGATTATTTCCGGCATCGCGATCACCACGATTCGGGCTATCTCGCCGGCCTCGTGCGCGAATCACAGCAGGCGTTTGCCGCGCTTCCGGCGCTGGAACAAGCACGTGAGTCCATCCTCGACGTCACCGCCCGCTACGCGGAGCTGCAGGCTCTCAAGCACCTCGCGCCGGGAGAACGCGAAGTCCGTTGCGAGGCCGCGTTCGCCTCCGTGGCGCCTGATCTGCGCTGGTGGGAAGGCGCTGCTGCCTGCGGGTCGACGCTGCCGACCTTCGCGCTAGCGTTCGCCGCCTCTAGCGCCGACTGCACGCCGGCGCGCGTCGCCGCGCTGCACGAGGCATATTTCCCCTACGTCTCCGGGCTGCACATCTTGCTCGATTACTTCATCGATCAGGTCGAAGATCGCGAACACCGTGAACTCAACTTCGTCGCGTGCTACCCGGACGAGAGCGAAGCGCGCTTCGGGATCGTGCGGATCGCGAAAACTGCGATCGCGAGGGCGGCGCGGCTTGACGACGCGGAGCGGCATATTTTTGCACTGCGCGCGATGTGCGGTTATTACTGCACAAGGCCGGCTGCGTTGCGCTCGCCGCTGCGCCTGACCGCTGAGGACGTTCTGCGCGCCGTCGGCATCGACTGGTCGATGCAGGGCGCGCGCACCTCGATGATGCGCCCGCTGCTGGACCTGTACGCGCGGCTCGCGAAAGCGTAG
- a CDS encoding zinc-dependent metalloprotease, with product MPYEKFTDGATAQHGLFTVWRKAGKVSLEIAPTQLDTNYLMVPTLVNGVDASKFLVSGIPFGSWLIQFHKAGDRIVTTEQNPYGKARPNSAAALSVASSYPASVISADGITAIDKATGNIVFPADVFLSDIIDVTNQINFNTSNPQAHYNLSPRLSYFGPTKAFPKNVELESDLTMSSSVPDNIDVVPDARSLFLRVHYSLLELPDENYRARLADDRMGYFLTARRQYDNYKTDTSFVRYINRWRVEKADPTARVSPAKNPIVFYLLDEVPDQYRAPLRDAMLEWNKAFEAIGITHAIEVRQQPADPNWDPDDARYSIVRWATTDIPAFGAAGPSITNPLTGEIFRGEVIMDANIARSFGVNYNEIIQPTTARTPAQDLACQLRDCDFAAEAIQQMSWGFLALSLDGKLASGGSYPDWYVNDGIKSIMLHEFGHTLGLRHNFQSHNVYSLAQVRNKAFTRSHGIVGSVMEYTPVNLSPHGKPQGDFFQTLIGPWDYFQIRYGYQPIAASSTEGEKPVLDSIAAQSTKPELTYATDEDVSWNSGFATDPRAVQFELSNDALSYAEGVLSIDRRLLDSLASRRPLQGRSYADVRRDIVTIMNSWGRYTLFATRYIGAEHFTRNHRGDPNAKIPFTPVARAEERRAYELLDKYAFSDNAMRVSPTLLNSAGDSRYSHWETDVNGAGRLDFPYEESALLLQSRLLRLMFQPAVLSRLVSLESRTTSRGQTMSISDLYDWTDSSIYGDLSRGGLSSVNSIHRAVQHRYAEILAHILLKPDPGTPSDARALARYHLASLSERITAALHRNNLDEVTTANLLDIRTLADRAISAQITIPPQ from the coding sequence ATGCCGTACGAGAAATTCACCGACGGCGCCACGGCCCAACACGGCCTTTTCACGGTCTGGCGCAAGGCCGGCAAGGTGTCGTTGGAGATCGCGCCGACGCAGCTCGACACGAACTACCTCATGGTGCCGACCCTGGTCAACGGCGTGGACGCGTCGAAGTTCCTGGTGTCCGGCATCCCCTTCGGATCGTGGCTGATCCAGTTCCATAAAGCCGGCGACCGCATCGTCACGACGGAGCAAAACCCCTACGGCAAGGCGCGTCCGAACTCCGCGGCGGCGCTGAGCGTCGCGTCGTCATACCCGGCATCCGTGATCAGTGCCGACGGCATCACGGCGATCGATAAGGCGACCGGCAACATCGTGTTCCCCGCAGACGTCTTCTTGAGCGATATCATCGATGTCACCAACCAAATCAACTTCAACACCTCAAATCCACAAGCGCACTACAACCTCAGCCCGCGCTTGAGCTATTTCGGTCCGACAAAGGCGTTCCCCAAGAATGTCGAGCTGGAATCCGATTTGACGATGTCCTCGTCGGTGCCTGACAACATCGACGTGGTGCCGGACGCGCGCAGTCTGTTCTTGCGCGTGCACTACAGCCTGCTGGAATTGCCTGACGAGAACTACCGCGCGAGGCTCGCGGATGATCGCATGGGCTATTTCCTCACGGCCCGGCGCCAGTACGACAACTACAAGACCGACACCAGTTTCGTGCGCTACATCAACCGCTGGCGCGTCGAAAAAGCCGATCCGACCGCGCGTGTGTCGCCGGCCAAGAACCCGATCGTGTTCTACCTGCTCGACGAGGTGCCCGATCAATATCGCGCGCCGCTGCGCGATGCGATGCTCGAGTGGAACAAGGCGTTCGAGGCCATCGGCATCACGCATGCGATCGAAGTGCGCCAACAGCCCGCCGACCCGAACTGGGATCCGGATGACGCGCGCTACTCGATCGTGCGCTGGGCCACGACGGACATCCCGGCATTCGGCGCCGCCGGACCATCGATCACCAACCCGCTGACGGGCGAGATCTTCCGCGGTGAGGTGATCATGGACGCGAACATCGCGCGCTCGTTCGGCGTGAACTACAATGAGATCATCCAGCCGACGACCGCGCGCACGCCAGCGCAAGACCTTGCATGTCAATTGCGTGACTGCGACTTCGCCGCGGAGGCGATCCAGCAGATGAGCTGGGGCTTCCTGGCGCTGTCGTTGGATGGCAAACTCGCGTCGGGCGGCAGCTACCCCGACTGGTACGTGAACGACGGCATCAAGAGCATCATGCTTCACGAGTTCGGGCACACGCTCGGGCTGCGTCATAATTTCCAAAGCCATAACGTCTACAGCCTCGCGCAGGTGCGGAACAAGGCTTTCACGCGCTCGCACGGGATCGTGGGCTCGGTGATGGAGTACACCCCGGTCAACCTGTCGCCGCACGGCAAGCCGCAAGGCGATTTCTTCCAGACCCTGATCGGCCCGTGGGATTACTTCCAGATACGATACGGATACCAGCCGATCGCGGCGAGTTCGACCGAAGGCGAGAAGCCCGTGCTCGATTCGATCGCAGCCCAGTCCACTAAGCCGGAGCTGACCTACGCGACGGACGAAGACGTTTCGTGGAACAGCGGTTTTGCCACCGACCCGCGAGCGGTGCAGTTCGAGCTGAGCAACGACGCGCTCTCGTACGCGGAGGGGGTGCTGTCGATCGACCGACGCTTGCTCGACAGCCTCGCATCGCGCCGGCCGCTGCAGGGCCGCAGCTACGCGGACGTGCGGCGCGATATAGTCACCATCATGAACAGTTGGGGACGCTATACGCTGTTCGCGACGCGCTATATCGGAGCGGAGCACTTCACGCGCAACCACCGCGGCGACCCCAACGCGAAGATCCCGTTCACGCCGGTGGCTCGCGCGGAGGAGCGCCGGGCTTACGAGCTGCTTGACAAATACGCGTTCAGCGACAATGCGATGAGAGTTTCTCCGACGCTGTTGAACAGCGCCGGTGACAGCCGCTATTCGCACTGGGAAACCGACGTCAACGGAGCGGGGCGGCTCGACTTCCCGTACGAGGAGAGCGCGCTGCTGCTGCAATCGAGGCTGCTCCGCTTGATGTTCCAACCCGCGGTGCTTTCGCGACTGGTCAGTCTCGAATCGCGCACGACCTCACGCGGTCAGACGATGAGCATCAGCGACCTGTACGACTGGACGGACTCGAGCATCTACGGAGATCTTTCGCGTGGGGGCTTGTCAAGCGTGAACTCGATCCACCGCGCGGTGCAACACCGTTACGCGGAGATACTCGCGCACATCTTGCTCAAACCCGACCCGGGAACGCCGTCGGATGCGCGCGCGCTGGCGCGCTACCATCTCGCGTCGCTCTCAGAGCGGATCACGGCGGCACTGCACCGCAACAATCTGGACGAGGTGACCACCGCCAATCTGCTGGATATCCGGACGCTGGCGGATCGCGCCATCTCCGCCCAGATCACGATCCCCCCACAATAG
- a CDS encoding GNAT family N-acetyltransferase gives MNVELSRATPDDLDFVVGLDAMVPGTPRADEWYRAQIAAGTCTIARIDGQRVGYSIVHRGFFRRDFMSMLVVRPEFRRRGVARALFADAERRCDGDVFTSTNESNVRMQNVLERLGYERSGHIDNIDPGDRELIYYKRVQLEDV, from the coding sequence GTGAACGTTGAACTCTCACGGGCCACGCCCGACGATCTCGACTTCGTCGTCGGCCTCGACGCGATGGTCCCGGGAACCCCGCGAGCGGACGAATGGTATCGCGCGCAGATCGCGGCCGGCACTTGCACCATCGCGCGCATCGACGGCCAGCGCGTCGGATACTCGATCGTGCATCGCGGGTTTTTCCGGCGCGATTTCATGTCGATGCTCGTGGTGCGACCCGAGTTCCGGCGGCGCGGCGTCGCCCGCGCGCTCTTCGCAGATGCCGAAAGGCGCTGTGATGGAGACGTCTTCACCTCCACCAATGAATCGAATGTCCGGATGCAGAACGTGCTCGAACGGTTGGGATACGAGCGCAGCGGTCACATCGACAACATCGACCCGGGTGATCGGGAACTCATCTATTATAAGCGAGTGCAGCTTGAAGACGTTTAA
- a CDS encoding PaaI family thioesterase — MKTFKGEPKTLTVTWYSPDRERDRAMSGLEWLKAVQSGEMPPPPMAALMGIDRIVEVEPGRVVFSAPIGGHLYNGGGVVHGGFAATLFDTALGTAIFSKLPAGVGCTTTDLHVRYLKALTVKTGRVFCEAKVIHVGRSTATAEARLTDENGVLYAHATTACAILRE; from the coding sequence TTGAAGACGTTTAAGGGCGAGCCCAAGACCCTGACGGTGACCTGGTACAGCCCAGATCGCGAGCGCGACCGCGCGATGAGCGGGCTCGAGTGGCTGAAGGCGGTTCAAAGCGGCGAGATGCCGCCGCCGCCGATGGCGGCGCTCATGGGCATCGATCGCATCGTCGAGGTCGAGCCCGGGCGCGTGGTGTTCTCGGCGCCGATCGGCGGGCATCTGTATAACGGCGGCGGCGTGGTCCATGGTGGCTTTGCGGCCACGCTGTTCGATACGGCGCTCGGCACGGCGATCTTCTCGAAACTTCCGGCCGGCGTCGGTTGCACGACGACTGACCTGCACGTGCGTTACCTCAAGGCGCTGACCGTGAAGACCGGCCGCGTGTTCTGCGAAGCAAAGGTGATACACGTGGGCCGCTCGACCGCGACGGCCGAGGCGCGCCTGACGGACGAAAACGGCGTGCTGTACGCCCACGCGACCACCGCCTGCGCTATCCTGCGGGAATGA
- a CDS encoding NHL repeat-containing protein, translated as MTALAGCTSGSGTPSSPGNNPTPKPFYVGNSNGNSVTSYTAGATGNVAPSATINGAATNFLTPTGVAVNNGLLYVANSDGNRIVVLAAGANGNATPVATYIGASTGLNRPYGVAVQAGFIYVANSAGNSITVYPTGFTGSVNAAPSATISGANTGLSGPVGVALDAIGNIYVANAPSNIKIFAPAASGNVFPTATIGGGNTGLSSPVAVAVQAGFIYVANSGNDSITVYPTGFSGTTNVFPSFTISGANTGLHGPQGVALDAAGKIYVANPGNNSVTVYAAGASGNATPIATISGANTGLSFPVGVAF; from the coding sequence GTGACAGCGCTCGCCGGATGCACGAGCGGATCCGGCACTCCATCGTCGCCCGGCAATAATCCGACACCCAAACCCTTCTACGTCGGCAATTCCAACGGCAACAGTGTCACTAGCTACACCGCGGGCGCAACCGGGAACGTCGCGCCTAGCGCCACCATCAATGGCGCAGCCACCAATTTCCTTACGCCTACCGGCGTGGCAGTCAACAATGGCCTCCTCTACGTCGCCAATTCCGATGGCAACCGCATCGTTGTCCTCGCCGCGGGTGCAAACGGCAACGCCACTCCGGTTGCCACTTACATCGGCGCGAGCACGGGGCTCAATCGCCCCTACGGCGTCGCCGTCCAAGCCGGCTTCATCTACGTCGCCAATTCCGCCGGCAATAGTATTACGGTTTACCCGACCGGTTTCACGGGCAGCGTCAACGCCGCCCCCAGCGCCACCATCAGCGGCGCAAACACCGGACTCAGTGGCCCCGTCGGGGTGGCCCTCGATGCCATTGGCAATATCTACGTCGCCAACGCTCCCAGCAATATCAAGATCTTTGCCCCCGCCGCAAGCGGCAACGTCTTTCCCACTGCGACCATCGGCGGCGGGAACACCGGACTCAGTAGCCCCGTGGCCGTGGCCGTCCAAGCCGGCTTCATCTACGTCGCCAATTCAGGTAACGACAGCATCACGGTTTACCCTACTGGTTTTTCCGGCACTACCAATGTCTTTCCATCGTTCACGATCAGCGGCGCAAACACCGGACTTCATGGCCCCCAAGGCGTAGCTCTCGATGCCGCAGGCAAAATCTACGTCGCAAACCCCGGCAACAATAGCGTCACGGTCTATGCCGCAGGTGCGAGCGGCAACGCCACGCCCATTGCTACGATCAGCGGCGCAAACACCGGACTCTCGTTCCCCGTGGGCGTGGCCTTTTAA